The window GTAGGCGAGGTTGTTGGCGGAGACGGGGACGGACACCTGCTTGCCGGCAATAGTGCCGAACGAGGTGAGGGCCGGGTTCACATCCGAGAGGGTGCTCTCGGGGATGCTTCCCGCCAGATCTGCGAGCGTGCCGATCTGCGCGATCTGCGGAACCCAGACGAGATCGCCGATGGCGATGTCGGGGAGCGTTTTGGATGTCGCTGCCGCTCGCAGCTTGGTGAGGAAGTCGGCGTTCGGGACGTTGGACGTGGTGATCTTCACATCCGGGTGCGACGAGTTGTAGTCCTTGACCATCGCATCGAACGTGTCGGCGTTAGTGCCGTCCCAATAGTGCCAGACTGACACCTCGATGGGACTCGAACCGCCCGCTTCGCCCCCGGACGATGTGCATCCGGAGATGCCCAACAGTCCGGCGGCGCCGGCTGCGGTGAGGACGAGGATTTTGCGGTGCATCATTGCTCCTTGCTGTGTTTGGCGACGCTGGAGCGCCGGCGGGTGGTGAACCAGGTGAGAAGTCATGAACGGCGCAGCCAGGTCGCCGAGTCAGGGGGGACGCAGCCAGGCGAATGCGGGGCCGTCGAGACCGTCTCGTCGACCGGGCCCCAACGGGACGGGATGATGAACGGCTCGGGCCCCAGGTTAACGACGCAAACGGCATCTGCCCGGGAAAAAGCGAGGACATCCCGCGGCGTATCGAGCCATTGCAATGGTTCGCCCGCGGCGAATGTCTCTCGCCCGGCCAACAACTCGCGGTAGAGCGTGAGCATCGAGTGCGGATCCTCCTGCTGCCGGTCGCGAGCGAAGTCGCCGAACCAGGAGGGCTGGGGCAACCAGTTCATCGCCGGGTCGCCGCCAAAGCCGAAGGCTGGCGCCTCGGCCTGCCACGGCAGCGGGACACGGCATCCGTCGCGCCCGAGCGTCGATCCTCCCGAACGATGCCAGATCGGGTCCTGACGGGCCTCGGCGGGAAGGTCAAGCACCTCGGGCAGCCCCAGTTCCTCCCCTTGATAGAGGTAGGCGCTGCCAGGAAGAGCAAAAAGCAACGCCGCAGCCGCGCGAGCGCGCCGCATCCCCGTGGCGACGTCGACGGGGCCGTTCTGTCGCGCGGCCGCGATCATGTCGGTAGGTGAGGGTGCGTCGAACGACTGCTGCTGTCCGTAGCGCGTCACCGCGCGGTGGACATCATGGTTCGCGAGCGTCCATGCGGGCGCCCCGTCCCCGGTCTCCAACCCCCTGTCGATCGCCGCGCGCATCCGGGCTGCATCCCAGGGCTGGACGAGCAGGTCAAAACAGAACGCCTGGTGCAACTCGTCCCGGCGCAGATAGCGCGCGAGACTCTCAGCCGTGGGAACCCAGACTTCCCCCACGAAGAACTTCGGCTCTGGATACGCGTCCCCTAACCGGCGCCAAGCACGGTAGATCTCGTGCACCTCCGGCTGGTCCCACATCGCGGCGTTGTGACCGTTCCCGCCCGCGACGTGGTTATCGGGTAGCCCCTCGGCCTTCACATGGCCGTGTGCGACGTCGATGCGGAACCCGTCCACTCCCCGGTCGAACCAGAACCGAAGCACGTCAAGGAAGTATGCAGCAACTTCGGGATTACGCCAGTTGAAGTCGGGCTGGCCAGCGTCGAAAGAGTGCAGGTACCACTGTCCCGGCGCCCCGTCCGACTCGACAACGCGTGTCCAGGCCGAACCGCCGAACACGCTCTGCCAGTTGCCCGGAGGCTCTTCGCCCGCGGGGCCGCGGCCGTCACGGAACAGGAAACGCTCTCGCGCCTCACTGCCCGGCCCGGACGTGAGTGCCTCGCGGAACCACGGATGAGCGATGGAGCAGTGATTGGCAACCATATCCATCAGCACCCGCAGCCCAAGCCCGTGGGCCTCGGCGATCATCATGTCGAAGTCGGCGAGCGATCCGTAGCCAGGATCGATCGAGAAGTAGTCCTCGATGTCGTAGCCGTGGTCGCGCTGAGGCGAGACATAGCAGGGGTTCAGCCAAACCGCATCGCAGCCCAGGCGCGCGATCTCCGGCAGGCCGGCGGTGAGCCCCGCGAGGTCACCGATTCCGTCTCCATCGCCGTCGCGGAACGAACGGAGGTACACCTGGTACACAACCGCCTCCTCCCATGACCTGGGTGAAGCCATGTCAGTCCGCGCTAGATCCGTTCGACTAACGGTCATTCCTTGCTCCTTCAATGGGGAAATCCGGGCGGTGTCATGGCGGCCGCACCGCCCGGACCTCGATTGCCGCTAGAACGTCGGGTAGATGTCGATGACGTCGCCGCCGGTGCCCGTGTAGTTGCTCCCGGTGGACCACGTCGCATCGTCGATCAGCGGCTTGAACTCGAACGTCTCGCCGTCGGGGATCCGCTCTACCTCGAACTCCCACACGTCGCTGGCGACGTTGCGGGCGCCCCGACCGGCGGTCCAGCTGAACGGATACTCATCCCCGCGAAGGGAAATGGAGTGTCCGTAGCCGGGGTCGTAGTGCACCCGGATCTTCGTCGTGTTGCGCGCCACCGGCGTGTAGGTCGAGACCGGGGTCCCGGTCACATAGACCTTGCTCTCGTGCTCTCCCATCGCGACGGTGATCTGCTTGCCGGTGACGCCTCCTGAGGCGACGGTCACCGTATCGCCGGTGTTCATCAGGTTGGTCAGCGTCGCACCAATCGTGATACTGCTCTCGGCGCGCAGTGGAATCGTCCGCGTTTGCGTATCCCATGAGTTGGACGAAACCGTGATCGCCTCGGCGCCGGTGGTGTCCACTCGGCGCGAGAACGCATACACGTTCGTGTCCGACCACATCTCGCGCTGGGTACCGATCTGGAGCGCGGGGTAGGCCTTCTTGATCGTGGTCAGCCGCTGGATGTGCTTGTAGATCGGTGCGTTCTCGTCGAAGGACGACATGTCTTTGCGATTATCCTTGTTGGCTATAGGCACCTCGCTCGCGTTGCCGTTGCCGTCGTCGGCCTGCTCGGTTCCGTAGTAGATCACGGGGACCCCGCGAGATGTCAGTAGGAACGTCAGTGCCGAGCGCAGCCTCTGGTAGTTGTCATCCGCCCAGGTGAGAAATCGTGCGCGATCGTGGTTGTCCAGGAAGGTCTCGAGCCGGTTCGGGTTCGCGTACTTGTAATCCTGATCGAAGAGGTCGCCGAGCGCGTTCATATCCGTGTCGGCCGCGAACGCGCTCCTAGCCGTAAAGAAGTACGGGAAGTCCAGGACACCCCATTCGTAATCTTGATAGTCGGACACGTAGTCGACATCACCGACGAAGACTTCGCCGAACGTCGGCACGCCCATCTCGTCTTCGAAGTCCTCGAGCCACGATTTCGGGATCGAGCGAGCCGCATCCACACGAATCCCGTCGAAACCCATGCCGACCCAGTCTTTGTATGTGTCGGTGAGATAGTCCGAGACGGTCGCGTTGGACTGGTCGAGGTCGTCGAGCCCGCCGAGATCACAGCTCTCGATTTGAGCCTGCGTCTCAGACCCATCGAACAAGCAGTCGCCGTCATGGTGGAAGTACGCGGAGTTGTCGAGGGGACTTGCCGGCTTGTACGTGGTCGGCGAGTAGGTGGTCGACGTCCCCGCTAGATAGTCAGCGGTGTGGTTGGGAACGACATCGAGGATCATCTTCAGGCCCAGACCGTGGGCGGTATCGATCAGGTCCTGCAGCTCGGTCGCGTCGCCGAAGTGCTCGTTGGGCGTGGCGAACTCATTCGTGAAATAGCCGTGATAGCTCGCCTCGTTGCCGTCACGAGAGAGGGGCTCCTGGTGTGACACCGGCGATATCCAAATCGCGGTAACGCCCAGATCTGCGATGTATTCAAGCTTCTGGCTCAGCCCTGCCCAATCACCCCCGTGATAGAACCCAAGATCCGTGGGGTCATACTCACCGTCGCCCTGGTCGTTATTCGTCGGGTCTCCGTCGTAGAAGCGATCGACAAGCACCTGGTATATCACATCGCCTTCTTCCAGCGGCCCGGGGGAGGGCGGCGGGTCCGCATGCGCCGCTGGCGCGGCGAGGACCGGTGCCAACAGAAGGCTCGCCAGCAGACCGGCACCGCCGAGCGCGCCGACGGTTCGCCGGGCGACCGTGGATCGTGCGATCGTCGAGAGTGTCGTACCCATGAGATTCCATCCTGACTTCTCTGTCTTGATGTGCATCTGCCGCCTAGTAGCACGTTTACTAGACCGATCCAACAGTGACCCGATCGACTTGTCAAGAGCGTCTTTGTGCGATGGAGCATGTAGCAAGTTGGGCGCCGTCGCGCATCTGCTTAGCAAGATCCTGCTCCGGACCGGCGCCATCAACGATCGACGTCTCTATCGCGGGACGCAGGATGTCCTGCGGAGATGACCGGCGATCGGGGCACCCGCCTTCCTGCGCTCACGACATCCTCGGCGCTGTGGATTCACCTCATTGGACGCGTGCGGACCACACGGACGCCCCACTCGACAGCCACGTGAACCGACGCATCATGGCACGTGTACGCGGCGGCCTGACCGCGCCATCGGTGTGCACTGGGTCAAAGCCGTTCGCCCCATGCGGCCCACACAATGACGTGGTCCAAATCGCTAAACCCTCGCGTTGTCAAGGCCGACTCCAACAGGCGTGAGCTTGAGCGCCCCGGAGGATCAGCCCTCGGACCAGGCCCGCGCGTCCGGCCGGCTCAGGCCTGCGACCTCAACGACCGGCCACCGCGAGTCGACGGTGAGCACCTCGATGCCCGTAGACGTGACCAGCACGGTGTCTTCGACCTTGACCCCGGGCGCACTCGGGTTCCACGCGAAGGCCTGGTTCTCGTGCACGAGATCGCCGTTGTCACCGGTCGCCCGTGGGTCGCGGCCGGCATAACCGGTCGGTCCGCCCTGGTGATGGCGCTGCCACTGGTCGACATCGAACCCAGCGGCGCCATAGGCGGCGCACCCGGCGGCGAACACGTCGTCGAGGCGCGCACCCGGCCGGGTGGCGGCGAAGAATGCCGCCTCTAGGGCGAGAATCTTCTCGTCGTCGTCACCGGCTGCCCCCACCCATCGCGTCGCGTTGGCGATGAGCCCGTGCCGCCGCCCGCACACCACGAGCATCGCCCGCTCACCCAGCGGGGCATCGGTGGGCAGGGGATGCCGAAAGCCCAGCCGCTGCGCGCCGGCCACGAGCACGACAAGCGGATCGATGCCGCGCGCGACCAGCCCCGCCGCCAGCGCCGCCGCCGCGTCGCGCTCGGTGCTGTGCGGGCCCAGGGAGGCTGCGGCATCCGTCATCGCCTCGGCGGTCTCGCGACACAGCGCACGATAGCGATCGGTCTCGGCCGGCAGCAGGGCGGCGCGCGCGGCCCGCAGGGCACCTGCGAGCTCGGATTCGGATGCCGCGGGCCCGGCCTCCCCCGCTGCCACCGCGGGCGGAATCTGCCAGGGCACGCGCACGATGCTATCGGCGTCGTCGGGCAGCAGTTCTTCGGCGATCAGCCGCTCGGCTTCGTTGACCGCGACGTAGAGGGTGTCACCCCGGTCGTCGACGCGTACGGCCAGAACGGGCGGGCCGGCCAGCGAGACGTGCGTGCGTACGCCGTCGAGATACCAGCTCACCGCCTCGTGCGAGGTCAGCAGCAGCGGCGCATCGCCGACCTGACGCCGCACGGCTGCGACACGTTCACGTTTGATGCGACGATCGTGCGGACTCGATGACATGGCTCTCCCCCGGAAAAGTTCTCGTAAAACGCTTTCTGGATAGTATTGACCAGATCGGAAGGCGGTGCCGATGACCAAGTCCTCTTCTCGCGCGCGGATCACCGACGTCGCGCGGGTCGCCGGGGTCTCACTGGCGACCGTGTCGCGGGTGATGAACGGCAATCCCACCGTCGATGCCACGCTGGCCGCCCGGGTGCGCGCCGTGGCCGCCGATCTCGGCTACACGGCCGATCCCGTCGCACGCAGCCTCGTGCTCGGCCGCACGCAGACGGTCGCCGTGGTCATCCCCGACCTCGCCAACCCGACCTTCCAGGGCATTCTGCGCGGGCTCAGCCGCGCGGCCGCCGACGACGACTATCACGTGCTCATCGCCGACAGCGCCGAACAGGTCGATGTCGAGGTGGGCCTGGTGGGCACGACCCGGCGTCGCACCGACGGGGTGGTGCTGTGCGCGCCGCGCATGTCTGCCGCAGACCTGGCCGCACTGCTGCCGTCGGTGACGCCCGCCGTCGTGATCAACAGGCTGCCGCAGGAGGCCGCCCCGACGGTCTCGGCCGACTACGGCACCGCTATGACCCAGATCATCGAGCACATCCACGGGCTCGGGCACCGTCGGGTCGCGTATCTGTCCGGCGTCGCAGGCAGTGCCTCGGGCAGCGCGCGTCGAGCGGCACTCGAGGCAGCGCGCGCGCGGCACGGCGACCTCGACATCGTCGAGCTGGCAGCGGGCGTGGGCTTCGACAGCGGCGCCGCCGTCGCTGACGACGTGCTGGCCACCGGCGCCACCGCCGTGCTCGCCTTCAACGACCTGGTCGCCATGGGGCTCCTTTCCACGCTGGCCGAGCGCGGCATCCGCGTGCCCGACGACATCTCCGTGACCGGATTCGACGACATCCCCTTCGCCCGATACACCACCCCGCCGCTGACCACCGCAGCGGTGCCGGCCGCCGAACTCGGGCAGCGCGCCTGGGCGGCGATGCGGGCGCTGCTTCACGACCATGAGCCCGCCTCGGCGGTGCTGACCCCCGAGCTCGTCGTGCGCGAGAGCACGGGCCCCGCGCCGTCGCACTGAGGGATGGACGGCACCCGTCGTCTCGGCGCGTGCTAATCTGAGAAAACGTTTCCTGAGATTCGGAGAGCAATGCCCCGCACCCGATACGCCCTCGTGGGCGCCGGCGCGCGCGCACACCTGTACGTGGGCGCCCTTGTGTCGACCTATGCCGACCGCGCCGAGCTCGCCGCCATCTGCGAGCCGAACCCGGTGCGTGCCGCGCACCACGCGAACCTGGTCACCGCCGCCGGCCTGCCGGCGCCCTCGCTGTGGCAGCCCGAGCAGCTCGAACAGCTCATCGCTGACGAGCGCATCGACCGGGTGATCATCTGCGCCCGCGACGATCAGCACGCACCGCTGATAGTGCGGGCACTCGAGGCCGGGGCCGATGTCGTGGTCGAAAAGCCTCTGACGATCGACGCCGCCAGCGCCGCAGCCATCGAAGACGCCGTGGCGCGCACCGGGCGCGAGGTCGTGCTCACCTTCAACTACCGTTACTCGCCGCGCAACAGCGCCCTGCGCCGCCTCATCCAAGACGGGGCCGTGGGCGAGGTCACGTCGGTGGACTTCCACTGGATGCTCGACACCAAGCACGGCGCCGACTATTTTCGCCGGTGGCACCGCGAGAAGCGCAACTCCGGCGGCTTGCTCGTGCACAAGGCCAGCCACCATTTCGATCTGGTCAACTGGTGGATCCACTCCACCCCCACGCGCGTGTTCGCGTCGGGCGGGCTGCGGTTCTACGGCGACGAGAACGCCGCGAAGCGGGGACTGGGCGAGCGCGCGACGCGGGGCACGCACGACGGCGCGCACGGTCCGTTCGAACTCGACCTGCGCGACGACCTTGGTCTGAAAGAGCTCTACCTCGACGCAGAGCAGCACGACGGCTACCTGCGCGACCGCGATGTGTTCGGCAGCGGCATCACGATCGAAGACAACCTGGCGCTGGTCGTCGACTACGCCTCGGGCGCCACGCTGTCGTATTCACTGAATGCGCATTCGCCGTGGGAGGGCTACCGGGTCGCCGTGAACGGCACCGAAGGTCGCGCCGAGCTCGACGTCGTCGAGCGGGGAGCGGTGCTGGTCGACGAGGGTCTGCATCCCGTGCTCGACCCGAGCGCCGTCGCCGCCGACGACGCGGGCGCGCTACGGCCGATCGGTGAGCGCCTGCTTGTGCAGCGACACTGGGAGCAGCCGGTCGAGGTGCCCATCGTCGACGCGGCCGGTGGCCATGGCGGCGGTGATGCGCTGCTGCTGCGTGACGTGTTCGTCGGACCCGGCGATGACCCGCTGGCCCGCCCCGCCGACTGGACCGACGGCATGCGCTCGATCGCCGTGGGCATCGCCGGCAACAGATCACTGCAGACCGGCCTGCCGCAGCGCGTGGATGGGCTCGGCATCCGGCTGCTGGAGGCATCATGACCCGCATCGTCATCACCGGGGGCGCCGGGCGCCTGGGCCGCAGTCTCGTGGCGGGTCTGACCGCCCGCGGCCACGAGGTGCTCTCGTTCGACCGTGCCCTCTCGGCCGCGCCAGAGTTGCGCGGCGCCCAGCAGCGCGCCATCGACCTCTGCGACGCGGATGCCACTTCTCAGGCGCTGGCAGAATCCGCCGCCGACGCGCTGATCCATCTGGCGGCGATAGCCGTGCCGTTCAGTGCCCCCGAAGACGTCATCATGCGGACAAACGCGGGGCTGGCGGTGTCGGTGCTGGGCGGAGCGGTGGCAGCCGGCATCCCGAACATCGTCGCGGCCTCGAGCCCGACCGTGCTCGGCTACGGCAACCGCGGGTGGGTGCCCGACCGTTTTCCGCTCGACGAGCAGACGCCGCCGCAGCCGGGCAACGCCTATGCGCTCTCGAAGCTCGTCATCGAAGACACCCTGGCGATGCTGCGCCGGCAGACCGGCGACGACGTGCGCTATGCGGCGTTCCGCCCGTGCTACGTGATCGCCCCCGAGGAATGGGCGGGCGCGCCCACGCAGCAGGGACACACCGTGCACGAACGGCTCGACGACCCGGCCCTGTCGGCACCCGCCGTGTTCAACTACGTCGACGCCCGCGATGTGGCCGGCTTCGTCGACACGCTGCTGGCGGCGCTGGGCGAGATTCCCAACGGCGAGACGTTCTTCGTCGGCGCCGACGACGCCCTGGCCCGTGAACCGCTCGCCGAGCTCGTGCCGCGGTTCTTCCCCGGCACCGACGAGGTCGCCGCCGTGC is drawn from Microbacterium protaetiae and contains these coding sequences:
- a CDS encoding Gfo/Idh/MocA family protein → MPRTRYALVGAGARAHLYVGALVSTYADRAELAAICEPNPVRAAHHANLVTAAGLPAPSLWQPEQLEQLIADERIDRVIICARDDQHAPLIVRALEAGADVVVEKPLTIDAASAAAIEDAVARTGREVVLTFNYRYSPRNSALRRLIQDGAVGEVTSVDFHWMLDTKHGADYFRRWHREKRNSGGLLVHKASHHFDLVNWWIHSTPTRVFASGGLRFYGDENAAKRGLGERATRGTHDGAHGPFELDLRDDLGLKELYLDAEQHDGYLRDRDVFGSGITIEDNLALVVDYASGATLSYSLNAHSPWEGYRVAVNGTEGRAELDVVERGAVLVDEGLHPVLDPSAVAADDAGALRPIGERLLVQRHWEQPVEVPIVDAAGGHGGGDALLLRDVFVGPGDDPLARPADWTDGMRSIAVGIAGNRSLQTGLPQRVDGLGIRLLEAS
- a CDS encoding NAD-dependent epimerase/dehydratase family protein, translating into MTRIVITGGAGRLGRSLVAGLTARGHEVLSFDRALSAAPELRGAQQRAIDLCDADATSQALAESAADALIHLAAIAVPFSAPEDVIMRTNAGLAVSVLGGAVAAGIPNIVAASSPTVLGYGNRGWVPDRFPLDEQTPPQPGNAYALSKLVIEDTLAMLRRQTGDDVRYAAFRPCYVIAPEEWAGAPTQQGHTVHERLDDPALSAPAVFNYVDARDVAGFVDTLLAALGEIPNGETFFVGADDALAREPLAELVPRFFPGTDEVAAVLTGTSPAFSNAKAGRLLGWHPQYLWRDQLQTARKEQLA
- a CDS encoding LacI family DNA-binding transcriptional regulator, giving the protein MTKSSSRARITDVARVAGVSLATVSRVMNGNPTVDATLAARVRAVAADLGYTADPVARSLVLGRTQTVAVVIPDLANPTFQGILRGLSRAAADDDYHVLIADSAEQVDVEVGLVGTTRRRTDGVVLCAPRMSAADLAALLPSVTPAVVINRLPQEAAPTVSADYGTAMTQIIEHIHGLGHRRVAYLSGVAGSASGSARRAALEAARARHGDLDIVELAAGVGFDSGAAVADDVLATGATAVLAFNDLVAMGLLSTLAERGIRVPDDISVTGFDDIPFARYTTPPLTTAAVPAAELGQRAWAAMRALLHDHEPASAVLTPELVVRESTGPAPSH
- a CDS encoding alpha-amylase family glycosyl hydrolase, which encodes MGTTLSTIARSTVARRTVGALGGAGLLASLLLAPVLAAPAAHADPPPSPGPLEEGDVIYQVLVDRFYDGDPTNNDQGDGEYDPTDLGFYHGGDWAGLSQKLEYIADLGVTAIWISPVSHQEPLSRDGNEASYHGYFTNEFATPNEHFGDATELQDLIDTAHGLGLKMILDVVPNHTADYLAGTSTTYSPTTYKPASPLDNSAYFHHDGDCLFDGSETQAQIESCDLGGLDDLDQSNATVSDYLTDTYKDWVGMGFDGIRVDAARSIPKSWLEDFEDEMGVPTFGEVFVGDVDYVSDYQDYEWGVLDFPYFFTARSAFAADTDMNALGDLFDQDYKYANPNRLETFLDNHDRARFLTWADDNYQRLRSALTFLLTSRGVPVIYYGTEQADDGNGNASEVPIANKDNRKDMSSFDENAPIYKHIQRLTTIKKAYPALQIGTQREMWSDTNVYAFSRRVDTTGAEAITVSSNSWDTQTRTIPLRAESSITIGATLTNLMNTGDTVTVASGGVTGKQITVAMGEHESKVYVTGTPVSTYTPVARNTTKIRVHYDPGYGHSISLRGDEYPFSWTAGRGARNVASDVWEFEVERIPDGETFEFKPLIDDATWSTGSNYTGTGGDVIDIYPTF
- a CDS encoding M24 family metallopeptidase → MSSSPHDRRIKRERVAAVRRQVGDAPLLLTSHEAVSWYLDGVRTHVSLAGPPVLAVRVDDRGDTLYVAVNEAERLIAEELLPDDADSIVRVPWQIPPAVAAGEAGPAASESELAGALRAARAALLPAETDRYRALCRETAEAMTDAAASLGPHSTERDAAAALAAGLVARGIDPLVVLVAGAQRLGFRHPLPTDAPLGERAMLVVCGRRHGLIANATRWVGAAGDDDEKILALEAAFFAATRPGARLDDVFAAGCAAYGAAGFDVDQWQRHHQGGPTGYAGRDPRATGDNGDLVHENQAFAWNPSAPGVKVEDTVLVTSTGIEVLTVDSRWPVVEVAGLSRPDARAWSEG
- a CDS encoding glycoside hydrolase family 13 protein — translated: MTVSRTDLARTDMASPRSWEEAVVYQVYLRSFRDGDGDGIGDLAGLTAGLPEIARLGCDAVWLNPCYVSPQRDHGYDIEDYFSIDPGYGSLADFDMMIAEAHGLGLRVLMDMVANHCSIAHPWFREALTSGPGSEARERFLFRDGRGPAGEEPPGNWQSVFGGSAWTRVVESDGAPGQWYLHSFDAGQPDFNWRNPEVAAYFLDVLRFWFDRGVDGFRIDVAHGHVKAEGLPDNHVAGGNGHNAAMWDQPEVHEIYRAWRRLGDAYPEPKFFVGEVWVPTAESLARYLRRDELHQAFCFDLLVQPWDAARMRAAIDRGLETGDGAPAWTLANHDVHRAVTRYGQQQSFDAPSPTDMIAAARQNGPVDVATGMRRARAAAALLFALPGSAYLYQGEELGLPEVLDLPAEARQDPIWHRSGGSTLGRDGCRVPLPWQAEAPAFGFGGDPAMNWLPQPSWFGDFARDRQQEDPHSMLTLYRELLAGRETFAAGEPLQWLDTPRDVLAFSRADAVCVVNLGPEPFIIPSRWGPVDETVSTAPHSPGCVPPDSATWLRRS